The Rhodothermales bacterium sequence TGGCAATGTCTGTCGCTTTGCTCGACCACGGCGAGATCGTTCCGGGCCGCGGCACAACGTAGAGCTTCTCTGCGCCTTTGCTGAGCCTGGCTGGCTTGTCGCCGGATAACAGCAAGGCATCGAGACGTGACCGATCTGCCTTGCCGAGTTCTTCGGACGTGTCGACCAGGTAGACGAATCGTGCTTCGACGGATTGGATGCCCGCGTCTGCTCGTTGCAGCGCACGGGTCAATTTGGCCAGGCGGAAATTGGACAGAGCCGACTGTCCCGGAAGTTCCAGCATGTCGGTGGGTCGGGCCTTATTCGCGATTGAGTAGCATGGTAATCGGGATGATACTAGAACTCAGTCAACGTATGTCGACCACCTACTTGTTGGTGTCCCCCGGCGTGTAGCCGGGCAACGGAAACTGCGCCACGTTGCCCCCCTCGAGTTTGCTGATCTTGCTCGGCCCCTGCTTATCAACCTCATCGATACGGATTATCGAATGCATGGGCAGGTAAGTCCGTCGCACATTCTCGAACTCGGATTTGATCTTTTCCTCGGACGGGTCGACCACGATCGTCGTTCGCTCTCCGAAAACCAGTTCCTCGACCTCGACGAAGCCAAACAGCTCGCCATGACCGACGGATCGGGCATAGACCTCGTAGACCTGTCCCTGGCTCATGAAGACGACCCTGAAAAGTTGCGATTTGCTCATAACCGGCGATGAAATGGCCCGAAACTCGGTTTGTGAGGCCAGTCTACCGGAAATCAAGGCCTTAGGGTCGGAAAACGAATTCGATTATGTGAACTGGTTACCAGCCTATCTCGTTGATTCAATGCACAATTGAGCGCAATTCGAGAGGGCAGAAATGACACTCCAACTCAAAATAGTTAGCGATCACCGCGAACTCGTTGGCGACGACGACGAGCGTGAATTCGGCGAAGAAGGCGGCACCATAGGCCGTTCATTACAGAACGACTGGATATTACCGGATCCGGATCGCTTCATATCCGGGCGGCATGCCACCATCGACTACAAGGGTGGCATCTACTACCTGCTCGACACCAGCAGCAACGGCGTCTACATAAACGACGAAGTCGAGCCGATTGGCAAAGGCAATCCACGACGCCTGTTCAATGGCGATCGCATGCGCATGGGGGACTTCGAGTTTACGGTGGCCGTCGACTCCGGAGAGAGTTTGTCCATGCCACTCGATCCGGAACCGTCCGTGGTGCCCGACAATATCGAGCAGCTCGTCGACGAGGATCTGCCACGCACGGGCGTGAAAATGCTCGACGAGGAAGAACTCACGGGCGACGATGAATTCAGGTCCGTCCTGTTCAGTACGTCGACCTCGCCGAAGGCG is a genomic window containing:
- a CDS encoding DUF1820 family protein; this translates as MSKSQLFRVVFMSQGQVYEVYARSVGHGELFGFVEVEELVFGERTTIVVDPSEEKIKSEFENVRRTYLPMHSIIRIDEVDKQGPSKISKLEGGNVAQFPLPGYTPGDTNK